CGATGCAGTAGGCTTTCTCTGCAGCATGTCGCCATTTTTACTCGCTCTCTGCAAATGGCATGACAAAGCAGTGTTTGTAAGTATTATAGCACAGGAGAAGTCGCCCGCTAATGTTTGGCGTATGGCCTTTGCACTTGACGACGGAAGGATATAGATCCAATTCGTTTGGCTAAAGATGACACACAGGACGTTATATTTAGGATagcactactccgtacgtctATTTTAGAGGTCTTTTCCCCTCCTCCGTGTTACAGCTAGAAAGGCTTGAAAAGTCGGTAAAACGCATTAATCATACATGTCTTTTCTGCAGGGTATGTGCCTGTACTCCAGGTCAACAGGGATATAGAACCAGGGATATCGCACGCAACCAATGAAAGCAATAGCGGCCAAGCTGACCATGATTGCAATGTACATAGCTCGTGGTTGCAGTGACTATTATTATCCGAAATGCATTTAAACGCAGTTAGTAAGAAGCATATTACAGCATCATGTCCACCGTAAAGTCAAATATCTGGAGCGATGACAACGATGATAGGCCGGCAGCTCCCAACTGGCGCACGGGTTTTGATCCTTAGTCCCGCCAGAATAGACATTGAGCCAGTCACCTGAAACTGTGTTGGCTTCCAATCGCACCAATCTACTAGCCTAATTCTGGCATCTGGGAATCCACTTTGCTACCATCGTAAGGTTTGAACTGCAGCTCCTTTGGTTAGACCAATGGTCTCGACGGAGTATACAACACAATCTCGTCATCCTTGCATTATCCACCGGGAATGAAGGCTAGCTTAGTCTGTAGTCTTACTAGTGAACGACAGGATCTCGGTCGAGGGGAGCTAGGATTGTAGATGGCATGAGAGGGAGGgagggagggagggggggtcATGGGGTAGCTAGGTACACTACACGTCGAGGTAGGCAAAAGGGTAGGTTTCTGCACGCTTCTAGTGTGCGTCCCTTGTGGCCCCTTATCTGACCATTGCTTATACCAATTGACCTTGAGATAGAGTATTGAATCCTTAGACGAACCAAGGAGAAACAAGAATTCACCCTACACTCAGACACAAatacgaaaaaaaaaggcattgGTTTTCGCATCCCGCCAACCTGGACTCGAGAGGCTGGTGACAGAACGAAGCAATCATGCAGGCTGCAGCGATGCGGTCAAGCAGCAAATCATCGTTGTACACACCAGTCGGGCTGCCACAGTGGGTCTTTTCCAATGCTGTTTGTAAATCATTATTATTTCTCAGATTATATACGAGGCATTGTGGAGGTTCAATGCAAAACATTTGAAATAGACAGGGGGGAGAGAGATGACTGATACAATTTAAAGGGCAGCTAATGTTCTAGAATTGTTCACTTAACCACTATTACTAGTccagagtacggagtacggagcactaGATTGGATATTGTATAGTACCGATCAACATCTGAAGTGTAAGATGGCTCTTAAATTAAATCCCGGTgcaactactccgtagaaaATTTTCCAATGCCCACACCAGTTCTCTCTCGGCCATTCGTCGATCATTTCTTGTGTGAGACCATCTGCGTTAGCGTGGCCCCTAGCACGTATGATGATTTCCATTTCTCCACTCTGTTGACatggcgttttttttttcttttatttATTTCCTTATTCCGGTGctcttttttccccttttgcCTCTGCTTTCCTTTTTACAAGCTCTGTTGTACGCCCTGGCGTTTGCTGCAGACACGTAGCGATCAGAGAAAATACACACGAGTCACTTGAACAGAAAATCCATGCACCCATCTTTTAACTTACCATGGACAGTTTGGGGGCATGAATACATTTGAGTTGAAAGTGCCTTGATTTATCAATCCCGGGGCGTCGCAAAGGTTACCTGGCTGATCATGTATTTGATATTGTTGATAAATgaaatactccgtacaacatacggagtatgtAGGGAATGATTCCGGATAGTAGGAGTGGGTTGGCTCTAATTACAGCGAAGAAGACACATAATAAATCAAATAGATTGATGCCACCAAGCAATAATATGTGGAGAGCAATGTAGACAAGAATGAtggtgtactccgtaccagTAACGGAGTACATGGACATCACTATGAAGTGTCGAAACCTTTCCAGATCCATTGCGATTCTTCCCGCTTCTCTAGCTACCATGGAACTTGTCAGGAACAGGTTCCCCTGTGTTACATAATGATCTCCAGGATGAGCGCACCCTTGGCAGTAATGGGGTAGATCTGTTGCTTATTATTGGACGGTTCGTCACCGAATTCAGTAGCTAgcagatggaaaaaaaaacatccaATCGTGGAGGCTCTGATTTGAGGCTTTAACTATCGAGTATAGCTTTGTTTTTAGGGTCAAGGGTCAAGAGATAAATCCATCTATCCTTGATAATATCCTccaggtacggagtactttacTCCTACTTTCTATGGGGAAAGGGGACCTTAGATGGAAAAAAGAATTATGATGCAACCCCGAACTTGTTACTTTGAAATTATAGTCTCGGACCAATGAAGCTTATAGGGTGACTGCAGTCAGAATTTTTAGACTTGTCATGTTTAGACTCCCCCTGAGGGAGATGTCAAGTGacttttttaaattttttttttcgatttggAGACGTCGATCATTGGTCTGGTCGATTAGGATCCATAGGATCCATTCTGATCCAAAGGAAATGAACTTTAGGGCTCAGATTGTGATTTGATTACATGGCTAGCGTCGAGCCAATTCCATGGATAAGTGGCTATCTTTCTGGTTTGGGGGCTCCATTGGCCACTTTGGGAAATTAAAAAACATTCTTTTTCAGAATAAAGTGTACTTGGTAGATTAGGATGTTTGTATGTATATATATTTGATGCTCTTGCTTTCAGTCCACACCCTGTCCAATATTCCATTCAATAAAAACCTCTATAACTAAATAACTCTAGATAAGTCTACGATCAATCACAATCCAAATCCCCTGAAACGATCCCCTTACGCTGTTACGGGAATTTTCAAGATAACGGGGGTGCAGAAGGGTCGCGCTAGTGGAAGAATCATTTCTAATTTTCTATTATTATATTATTTGACCATTTtatttggggggggggggggggtttcaaTTTCCACTGTTTTTTTCactaattttttttttattataCAAAAATATAGTTAGCACTCTGAATGTCATTCCTTTTCAAACCGTCGACCCATAGATCGGGGATGGGTCTTCCCTTTCGATTGTCTCATCCtgttttcctttctttttgacTTTCCTTTCCCTTTTTGACCTCTTCATACTCTCTTCTGCTTCTGGTAGAGGGTTCGAAACTGCATACCCTACAGCACCTCACCATCTATAACAATGACAACTGCACCGCCGGTGCATCACCCAGGCCCCGATAGTGGTATACCCGGCCATCTCGTCAACCATCTACCTCGTTATCATCCCATTGCCATGAATCCGAACCCGCCTCCACACCAAATGCCACCTCCGGAGCAGATGGTGCAGAGCCACCATTTCCGTCATTTCGCACCGCCTATGCATGAACACCATCCTCAAGGAGTACCGCCAGTACACACTTCAGCTACTTTGGAACATATTGAAGCTCGACTCCGGCATCTAGAGCACGAGGAAATGGCCCGAAATGCAACCCGGAGTCGCATTCTGGCAATGCGCAAGCATGAAGACGAGGAATTTCGGTCAATGACGGAGCGAGccgaagcagaagaagaggtAAGCCAGATTTTGATATCCATACTGGGGAATTGGATTTCTAAAAACAAGCTTCGCAGGATCTTCGAAGACAGCGCAAGAAGTTAAAGAGAGAGTCTATGGGCCTGGGGCTCAATGCCGCAAATGACTCGCCCCCGCTACGGCCCACACCACCTCGCCGATTATCAGAGACCAGTGCGGCAACAACACTGGCTTTCTTCAAGCAACAGAGTCCCCCCGAGCCCCGTCAAGCACCCCTTCCACCTTCGTCTCAGGCACCACCTCCCTCCATGCCGCTACCTCATATGCAAGCTCAGCCTCATCATCAACCTCCGCCGCCTCCCCCACCCTCTCAGCATCAACACCCAATGCCTCCCCATGAGTCAATACACAACGCAGGCTCTATCCGTCGCAAGCAAAAATACACCATCAAAAACGTCGAGGCATGGGGCGAACGCCACGGCCGACCAGCAGCCCACGACCCATCCGGGCGAGCATTGTGGAAGCGACCCTCGGACGGAAGTCTAGTATATCTCACGTGCCCCATCCACGGGTGCGGGAAATCCGACTTCGTCACCCTTCACGGCTTCATGTGCCATCTCACCAAAAAACACAAAGACCGTACTCTGGGCAGCCAGTCCCGCGCCCTCGAAGTCTGCGGTGTAGTCTACGATCCGAACGCTCCCCTCCCACCAGTCATGAACAGCCACCGGGCCTCAACAGAAGGAAGTCCTCTGGGCTCTAACCCCCTGGACCACGACGGCGACCAGCGTTATGAGGACATGGACTCCGAGTCCGAGGGTGAGCTCGAGCGTGAGGGCTCCTACCGAGTCAAAACCGAAGTTCTAGATCGATTCATGCCCGACGCAGAGGGCACTACTGTTGATTCCGCCGCAACTCCACCCAAACAGGCAATCAACGGATCTACCAAGCAGTCCATCTCGTCTATTATCGATCGCACCCCCGAAACCGAATCCAGAGAGGCGTTGGCCACACTTCCACCGTCGGAATCTGGCATCCAGGGTCCATCACCTAAACCCACTGAGTCGACTGTGCCGTTGAAGCGCAAGTACGAATTCTCGCCACCTGCcgcagagaaagaaaatgCGGAGCCTTGATGATGTCCTTGCGGAGTAATGTTTATCCTCCATGTCGATTTCCGCCGGCTATGCATATATACACCTACATAATTTCTGGGGCGTCTGCAGATATTAGCGTTTTTGATATGATAATCAATTGCATCATGGTACATCTATATCTCTTTGTTTCTGTGTCTGGGGCTCAGTATGCTACCTAAGAGCATGAGTCTTGTGCAACAAATGCTTCTGTTGTACCTGGGTGATCCTCCATGTCCTCCGTTTTCTTTGATATAGCAGTTTGACGCTGCGCGTGATCAAGATGTAACTCATCCCTCTATGGTAAATCGCACATACATACGAAATCAACTAAAGAACAACATTTATAGACTATATCCGCTTGATCACTATGATCACTATGATCTCTCAGGCATGTTTTTCGGTCTGACAATATCAGGCGTGTAAGTGGGTGAGTACTTAAAGACGTGTGTAGACGTGATTGGGACAGCACTGTATGTCGGGGGGCCACTTCGATGCAACACCACTTAAGGTTGTGCTAGGAAAATAATGTCGAGTGCGGCAGGACGAGAAAGCCGTGCTTGGTGCCAGAATCTCTGACAGCTGTTTCAGCACGCTCGAAAGAGGGGGATAACCGAAGTGGGCTACCCAGACTTCAGAAGACAACTTGTGCCTCCGTGGCGCCTACAAACACACCGGCAAACGTTGTTGTCGGTCTGAGTATATCAATCAGAAATATCCATCCAGATTAGAAAGCAAACCAGGTGTCCTCTCATGCCAGTCGGATTCCGTTTCAAAAACCTCTTGAGGTTAGCTCGAAAACATTCCTTCTATCTCACTTGATGCGGCCAATGCACTGTACGTCGTACCTGGTGATCCAAGTACAAGGGGAGCTTCAGCCCCTAAGGTGGAAATATAAAAGCACCCACTTTATACCCAAACAGTATGCATCTCAGAGGTGCATACACAAAGCCACGCCATATGTACTTGTATCTACAGCCGGATTCTATTTCTCCCTCGCCAATAACAAATGTACCAAGTATCCAGACCCACTTCTCAGTCCCTCCCCAAGCACATCATCACTCAACCTCCAAACCCCAAACTCCCGCATCGTCTCTCTGAGCCAAGTCTCAAACACATCCGGCGACCTTTGCTGCTGCGCGATAATGCAAACCGTAGGCTTGCGGCGCGATCGAGGTTCTTCAGAACTACCCACATACGCCGGCCGCAGTCGACAGATCTCAGCGCAAGTGCGCACGAACGGGGCCACGAGTGCTTCGTTGTAGATGCAGTCACAGGAAAGGAGAAGGTCGAAGCCTTTATCGTCCTCTCCTTCTTCCTCTGCGTCTTGGCCATGGGCATCGTCAGAATCCATACATTCCTTTAGTGAGGCGGCCTGGTCAGTCTCCCAGTCTAGCGTTGTGAAGGAGATATTATTGACAGACTTGGCGGTCAAGGTTTGCTTTGATTTGGATCCCTTGCTCTTGCCTGATCCTTTGCTGTTACGGTTGCTATGAGACGTAGTGACGGACGCATTGGCGTCAAGATTCGTTCGGAATAATTTGCGCACATATTCCTGGTCAGTGGCGATGTAGTGGCGCACAGAGGGCGCCAGTACGAGTGCGACCAACGCCGAGATCCCGGTGCCGAGTTCAGCCACTGTTGAAGTCTGGCTAAGAAGGGAGGTTGTCCAGAGCGGATTCGAGGGATTCGTTATCCATTCTGCAAAGAGAGGTGTAATTTTCCAAAGAACTGGGGTTGTAAGGTTAGTTCAAATCTAATTTCCGGACATGTGGTCGTTGATTGCCGTGACCATGAAATCGGATGGTATTTTCTGGATATTCGAGACATTGCCAAGGTATCCCGAGGTAGGAATAAGGGAAAAGTCAAGGGATAGCAGAGCAGGTGAGAATTGGTTCTCGTCTTGGGGGTAGAAAGGCACAAAATGATAGTGTTAGGGACCGAGTCCTATGAGACATTTACACCCGAGAGCCGAGGCACAGACAAGCAGCGGATAAGACGACTCGACGATTCGACGCCTCGGCCCTTGGGCCTGGGCACTTCGGACTCGGGTAACCGACCTGCGGAGAAGTCCGTGCTTGGGATTCTGGCCTCTGGGGATTCTGGGGACAAATCATAGAGGAGCTGGTGTAGATCATGCGCGGGCTTGTGCAGTGTACCGGGAATTTTGTACTTACCAGCGCCTGTAGTACCTCCTGCTCGATGAGAGGAGAGTAGTGATGGTGATTGATGGATTGTATATTCATTACCATTGATAGAGATCTCTACTGATGGTGCACGGGGATTGAGCATCCCTAGGTTGTTGCTTGGGATGTCTTGTGCGAAGAGGAGAAATGATTCTATGAGTTGATGTGAGTGGCTATACTTGGGATACTTTGATGTATTCGTATACGGGGGTGGCGTACCCTCATCCACATCGACAATCTCTTCGCCATTGGCGAGCAAGCGGATGATTTGGTCCATGGGTTGGTTTCCATGGATGTTTGGATAGTTGGTGGAAAGGGGTTATTTTCTTTGGTcatgaagtttttttttaaggaATCACGGGACCATGTATTAGGACAGGAAGCATATTCAGGATCTATGGGATGTATAGGAGATAAAGGATATATGGGATATACAGGATATATTAGTTACGCTATTTAAAACCAACTCTCGTGGTTCGATATATTAGCTATGACTTTTGAAATAATTGTTGGGCTTCCCAACAGAAAAGGGAGAACGGGAACTGGTCTAACGGTAAATAGTACATAGTAAATAGCAGGTTCGTAGAATATTGACTACGGTCATCTATTGCTTTGAGTAAGAAGGTATTTgacgtacaacatagtcgAAGAGAACCAAAGCCCCAAATTAAAATTaatcaaaaaaaagggacTAGTTTGAAAGAAGAGCTCCGTGTTGTAGTGCCCTCGAGGCCGAAAAAACTTGGACACTCCTGCGTCATTTGCCGACTAGCCACTTAACCTTCCCAAGGTCCGactctctcctcttctccgGTGCTCAGGTCCTGATACAATTCTCCCATCTCTTCCTCGACTTGGTAAGTATTTCCATTCTAGCCCTTCCTCTAGCGTTCTAGTCTTGTGTTTTTCCCCTTCCGAGCTCCGTGCTTTCCGCACTAGCTAACTTCATCCCCCTCGAGTGGAGGTTCGTTTTTCTCCGAGTCTCCTCTATCTCCCGACTCCCCCGACTCCTTCTGTTTTCTCTTTGATCGAGCTGTTCGGTCAACATGTCGGTGCAAAACATCCACCTCCAGCCACGCATGGTCAAGAAGGGCCCCTTCTCCGTCGAGGCGCCCGGATATGAGCGTGTTCCCGGCGAGACAATCCCCCGTCGACACCCCAAGGCCAAGGACGGCCTGATTACGACACTCGAAGATGTATCTACCACCTATGAGAACATGCGCCGATCAGCTCGCGTTTTCGGTAACTCCAAAGCTGTCGGCAGTCGCCGGCTAATCAAGACCCACGTTGAGAAcaagaaggtcaagaagATCGTGGATGGTGTTGAGCAGGAGATCGACAAGAAGTGGACCTATTTTGAAATGAGTGGTTATACTTACAAGACCTTCCTCGAATATGAGAAGCTCTGTTTGGAGCTTGGTAGCGGTCTCCGCAAGCTAGGCCTCGAGAAGGACAGCAAAATCCACCTCTACGGTGCGACGAGGTAAGAGACACATTGGCACCCCCAAAGAGATGCGGGGCAAGATGACTGACCTGGTTGTTACTGATAGCGCACACTGGCTAGCCATGTCACACGGTTCGTTTGTCCTTATTTTCTCTGACACGCGAACAAACCCACTAACCTACAAATACAGGGGCTGCCTCTCAGTCCGTGACCATTGTTACTGCATACGATACCCTAGGCGAAGAAGGCTTAAAGCACTCTATCGTTCAAACCGGCAGTACTGCCATCTTCCTCGACCCCGGTCTGCTGAAGTCGCTCATCGGCATCCTCCGCAGCGTGCCCTCAATCAAGCACATTATCTACAATACCGACACGGAAATCGACCAGAAGCTTATTGGACAGTTACACAGCGAGTTTGTTGACATCAACGTGCAGAGCATCGAGGAATTGCGCAAGCAAGGCGAGGAAAATCTCGTGGAGCCTGTTCCTCCCAAGCCGGAAGACTTGTGCTGCATCATGTACACCTCGGGCACAACAGGCCCGCCGAAGGGTGTTCCATTGACCCACGCCAATGTGATCGCTGCTAGTAAGTCGAAAAGTACATTCGGAATCACTCTATCAAACTGATGTCTCGCAATAGCTGCTGGTGTTCACACCGTCATCGGTCCCTGTGTCAACCACACGGACTCCCTCCTGACCTACCTCCCTCAATCTCACATTCTGGAATTTATGTTTGAGAACCTGTGCTTGTTCTGGGGTGGTACCATGGGATACGGTAACCCCCGCACATTGTCCGATGCCTCTATGCGAAACTGCCTGGGCGACATCAAGGAGTTCAAGCCGACCGTTTTGGTCGGTGTTCCGGCCGTGTGGGAGTCAGTGAAGAAGGGTGTTTTGGCCAACCTCAATAAGGCTAGCTTCGTGGTCAAGAGTCTGTTCTGGGGTGCCATGTCGGCCAAGAGTTTCCTCCTGAGTACTGGCTTCCCTGGCGCAAACCTGGGCGCCTCGGTTTTGGATGCCGTTGTCTTCAAAAAGCTAAAGGAAGCAACCGGAGGCAAACTCCGTGTTGTCATGAACGGTGGTGGCCCTGTCTCCAAGGACACCCAGAGGTTCTTGTCAATGGCTATTGCCCCCATGATTAGCGGATACGGTCTAACCGAGACCTCTGCCATGGGTGCCCTGAACGACCCCTTGGCCTGGAACCCCGATGCTCTGGGTGAGGTTCCTGCCTCGATCGAAGTCAAGCTTGTTGACTTCCCTGATGCTGGATACCTTACCTCGAACAACCCTCCTCAGGGTGAGATTTTCATCCGCGGCGGCAGTGTGACGTCAGGCTACTACGACAATGAGGAGGAGACCAAGGCCGCAATCACTGAGGATGGCTGGTTCATGACCGGTGATATTGGCGAATTCGATCCCAATGGCCATCTGAAAATCGTTGACCGCAAGAAGAACCTTGTCAAGACCTTGAACGGTGAATACATCGCGTTGGAAAAGCTCGAGTCTGTCTACCGCTCGTCTCCCGTGATTGGTAACATCTGTGTCTACGCTGCCGAGGACCAAGACAAGCCCGTCGCCATCATTGTTCCCGCCGAGCCGGCACTGAAGAAGCTTGCCCATGAGAATGGCATTGAGGGTGACACCCTCGAGAGCCTTGTCCACGACGAAAAGCTCAACAAGATCGTCTTGCAACAGCTGCAGGCCACTGGTCGTGCTGGTGGCTTGAGAGGAATTGAGATTATAAATGGTGTCGTGCTATCTGACGACGAGTGGACCCCGCAGAACGTAAGTGATTGTCAAGCTATTTGGAGTATGAGTCTTGTTAACAACATTATAGGGGTTCATGACCGCTGCGCAAAAGCTCCAGCGCAAGAAGATCCTCGCCCGCTACGAGT
Above is a genomic segment from Penicillium digitatum chromosome 3, complete sequence containing:
- a CDS encoding Protein kinase, ATP binding site, which gives rise to MDQIIRLLANGEEIVDVDEESFLLFAQDIPSNNLGMLNPRAPSVEISINGNEYTIHQSPSLLSSHRAGGTTGAVLWKITPLFAEWITNPSNPLWTTSLLSQTSTVAELGTGISALVALVLAPSVRHYIATDQEYVRKLFRTNLDANASVTTSHSNRNSKGSGKSKGSKSKQTLTAKNVWILTMPMAKTQRKKERTIKASTFSFPVTASTTKHSWPRSCALALRSVDCGRRMWVVLKNLDRAASLRFALSRSSKGRRMCLRLGSERRCGSLGFGG
- a CDS encoding Fatty acid activator Faa4, putative gives rise to the protein MSVQNIHLQPRMVKKGPFSVEAPGYERVPGETIPRRHPKAKDGLITTLEDVSTTYENMRRSARVFGNSKAVGSRRLIKTHVENKKVKKIVDGVEQEIDKKWTYFEMSGYTYKTFLEYEKLCLELGSGLRKLGLEKDSKIHLYGATSAHWLAMSHGAASQSVTIVTAYDTLGEEGLKHSIVQTGSTAIFLDPGLLKSLIGILRSVPSIKHIIYNTDTEIDQKLIGQLHSEFVDINVQSIEELRKQGEENLVEPVPPKPEDLCCIMYTSGTTGPPKGVPLTHANVIAATAGVHTVIGPCVNHTDSLLTYLPQSHILEFMFENLCLFWGGTMGYGNPRTLSDASMRNCLGDIKEFKPTVLVGVPAVWESVKKGVLANLNKASFVVKSLFWGAMSAKSFLLSTGFPGANLGASVLDAVVFKKLKEATGGKLRVVMNGGGPVSKDTQRFLSMAIAPMISGYGLTETSAMGALNDPLAWNPDALGEVPASIEVKLVDFPDAGYLTSNNPPQGEIFIRGGSVTSGYYDNEEETKAAITEDGWFMTGDIGEFDPNGHLKIVDRKKNLVKTLNGEYIALEKLESVYRSSPVIGNICVYAAEDQDKPVAIIVPAEPALKKLAHENGIEGDTLESLVHDEKLNKIVLQQLQATGRAGGLRGIEIINGVVLSDDEWTPQNGFMTAAQKLQRKKILARYESKISMAYGKK
- a CDS encoding Zinc finger homeobox protein 4; its protein translation is MTTAPPVHHPGPDSGIPGHLVNHLPRYHPIAMNPNPPPHQMPPPEQMVQSHHFRHFAPPMHEHHPQGVPPVHTSATLEHIEARLRHLEHEEMARNATRSRILAMRKHEDEEFRSMTERAEAEEEDLRRQRKKLKRESMGLGLNAANDSPPLRPTPPRRLSETSAATTLAFFKQQSPPEPRQAPLPPSSQAPPPSMPLPHMQAQPHHQPPPPPPPSQHQHPMPPHESIHNAGSIRRKQKYTIKNVEAWGERHGRPAAHDPSGRALWKRPSDGSLVYLTCPIHGCGKSDFVTLHGFMCHLTKKHKDRTLGSQSRALEVCGVVYDPNAPLPPVMNSHRASTEGSPLGSNPLDHDGDQRYEDMDSESEGELEREGSYRVKTEVLDRFMPDAEGTTVDSAATPPKQAINGSTKQSISSIIDRTPETESREALATLPPSESGIQGPSPKPTESTVPLKRKYEFSPPAAEKENAEP